Proteins co-encoded in one Euleptes europaea isolate rEulEur1 chromosome 1, rEulEur1.hap1, whole genome shotgun sequence genomic window:
- the LOC130476921 gene encoding aquaporin-2-like, giving the protein MANEARSLAFFRDAATEFLATMIFVLIGIGSALNWPSALPGVLQISLVFGLTIATLVQSVGHVSGAHINPAVTVALLAAQKISVPRAVAYIIAQMVGAIAGAGVIHQITPSEIRGGLAVNGLQNNTTAGQAVAVELILTFLLVLCVFASTDSCRTDNVGSPALPIGLSVTTGHLLGIYFTGCSMNPARSFGPAVIMGNYQDHWVFWVGPLAGGIIASLIYNFILAPDARSLSERIEVLKGTYQPEDDRVEKNDQKYSVELVEKF; this is encoded by the exons ATGGCAAATGAAGCTCGCTCCTTGGCCTTTTTCAGGGATGCTGCTACAGAGTTTTTGGCCACCATGATATTTGTCCTGATAGGCATAGGCTCTGCCTTAAATTGGCCCTCGGCACTCCCAGGAGTCCTTCAGATTTCACTGGTATTTGGCTTGACTATAGCCACTCTGGTCCAGTCTGTAGGCCATGTCAGCGGGGCACACATCAACCCAGCAGTGACTGTGGCCCTCCTAGCAGCACAAAAGATTTCAGTGCCTCGAGCCGTGGCTTATATTATAGCTCAGATGGTAGGAGCAATAGCTGGAGCAGGAGTGATACACCAGATCACCCCCTCAGAGATCCGGGGAGGCCTGGCTGTCAATGGG TTACAAAACAACACAACAGCTGGGCAGGCAGTGGCTGTGGAGCTGATTCTGACCTTCCTCCTGGTTCTCTGTGTCTTTGCCTCAACTGACAGCTGCAGAACTGATAATGTGGGCTCCCCAGCGTTACCTATTGGACTGTCAGTCACAACTGGTCATCTCCTGGGG ATCTATTTCACTGGCTGCTCCATGAACCCTGCACGGTCTTTTGGTCCTGCAGTTATAATGGGAAATTACCAGGATCACTGG GTCTTCTGGGTGGGACCTCTGGCTGGTGGCATCATTGCATCCCTGATCTATAACTTTATCCTTGCTCCTGATGCAAGAAGCCTTTCTGAGCGGATTGAAGTCCTAAAAGGGACCTATCAACCTGAAGATGATAGGGTGGAGAAGAATGATCAGAAGTACTCCGTGGAACTGGTGGAGAAGTTCTAA